One genomic segment of Desulfomicrobium sp. ZS1 includes these proteins:
- a CDS encoding ATP-binding cassette domain-containing protein: MDSLEIHLRHVDVDLGTARILHDLNLTLCGGEHFAVLGDNGAGKTTLLRLLVGELWPSQRSGGTRTYRLFGEESSSPIGIRPHVRLVTPAMADWYLRHDLRVPVWEIICAGLHNTPFLYHEPTEAEREKARALGLEMGLGLVLDRPMRAVSTGQAKRALLARALIASPKLLAVDELTQGLDRQGQLKLLDALNRIAATGRTRLLVSGHGLLPVPEEVRGRIYLEHGRMVERPTQVRPGALALPEERASSVRPDTVVELELCTVVMEGRAAVDTLSWTIRAGECWGVLGHNGGGKSTLLQLITGYRRPWPGGEAKWFGRAGLTRMREVRGRIGILAPWIGERIEPGATCRDVLLSGLCDGLGVHSGLSAPQISQAEELATAWGMEDWLDRPLGSLSYGQTRQVMLARGVVHVPDLLVLDEPFSGLDASWQARMVELLRHWAATGRTLVLATHSPEYMDELLTHGLVLDQGRLAAAMEWPALRQTSAFAALFAAPGQLRDES; encoded by the coding sequence ATGGACAGTCTTGAGATTCACCTTCGGCACGTCGATGTGGATTTGGGCACAGCCCGCATCCTGCACGACCTGAACCTGACCCTTTGCGGAGGAGAGCACTTTGCCGTGCTCGGCGACAACGGGGCGGGCAAGACCACGTTGTTGCGTCTGCTGGTCGGCGAGTTGTGGCCTTCGCAGCGAAGCGGCGGCACGCGTACCTACAGGCTCTTCGGGGAAGAATCGTCATCGCCCATCGGCATACGCCCGCATGTGCGTCTGGTCACGCCCGCCATGGCGGACTGGTATCTGCGCCATGATCTGCGCGTGCCGGTCTGGGAAATTATCTGCGCCGGGCTGCACAACACCCCCTTTCTTTATCATGAACCGACTGAAGCCGAACGCGAAAAAGCGCGGGCTCTGGGGCTTGAAATGGGCCTGGGACTGGTCCTGGATCGACCCATGCGGGCGGTGTCCACGGGGCAGGCCAAGCGTGCCCTCCTGGCCCGGGCGCTCATCGCTTCTCCCAAACTTCTCGCCGTGGATGAACTGACCCAGGGACTGGATCGGCAAGGGCAGCTGAAACTGCTTGACGCATTGAACCGCATTGCGGCCACGGGCCGCACCCGCCTTCTGGTCAGCGGGCATGGCCTGCTGCCTGTGCCTGAAGAGGTTCGGGGGCGGATATATCTTGAGCATGGACGGATGGTCGAGCGGCCAACGCAGGTTCGCCCCGGCGCCCTCGCGTTGCCGGAAGAACGGGCTTCGTCGGTCCGGCCTGATACCGTGGTCGAGCTTGAGTTGTGCACCGTGGTCATGGAAGGCCGCGCCGCCGTGGACACTCTGAGCTGGACGATTCGTGCCGGTGAATGCTGGGGCGTGCTCGGGCACAACGGCGGGGGCAAATCGACTCTGCTGCAGCTCATCACCGGATACCGTCGGCCCTGGCCGGGCGGCGAGGCGAAGTGGTTCGGGCGGGCGGGGCTGACGCGCATGAGAGAGGTCCGGGGCCGCATCGGAATTCTTGCGCCCTGGATCGGGGAACGCATCGAGCCTGGGGCCACCTGTCGCGACGTGCTCCTTTCGGGTCTGTGCGACGGGCTTGGCGTGCATAGTGGTCTTTCAGCACCGCAAATCAGCCAGGCCGAAGAGCTGGCGACGGCCTGGGGCATGGAGGATTGGCTGGACCGGCCGCTGGGTTCCCTCTCCTACGGCCAGACGCGGCAGGTCATGTTGGCCCGTGGCGTTGTGCATGTGCCGGATCTTTTGGTTCTGGACGAACCTTTTTCCGGTCTCGACGCGTCCTGGCAGGCGCGCATGGTTGAATTGCTGCGGCATTGGGCCGCCACGGGGCGCACTCTGGTGCTGGCCACCCATTCACCGGAATACATGGACGAGCTGCTGACCCACGGTCTCGTCCTCGATCAGGGCCGCCTCGCGGCCGCCATGGAATGGCCCGCATTGCGGCAAACGTCCGCCTTTGCGGCGCTTTTCGCGGCACCTGGGCAACTGCGAGACGAATCATGA
- a CDS encoding glycosyltransferase: protein MNIVCVSSSLCAALSGLGHNVLDLRPGAGIVRIAPLLGKFVPDLLVQQESLGPRTLIADLDALSCPKVFWSIDTHLNSFWHQYYARLFDLFCTTQKHWQSWFRERGIARTLWLPWYGSQRALVSWDERRAGLGFVGRVTPERPVRGWFLEWLGELGPLESREDLGFAAMLDFYDHSRIVPNESIFGEVNFRLFEAASCGCAVINPATPGLEDLFVPGEEVAVYHDGAELAHWAGRLRTEDLLARSMGLRARERVKREHLPEHRAATLLAASGDISGRAARGVDAQAAWWLTLYHLWEAGRLDMDADVLAKGLSALPVTEEVLAVLLRLRARLGRDEYMRLIVPVAEKGQYESSLEVNLAGGMGALRFEDVRLSRLFFLRHKRHCAPSAPDPGNTPLLICLAWARELQRCRQIFRPGFVFNPHKHLPASSLECLVQASEFDPQNMDVYREMARILARDSGWDGLRLKAMSYLSLRERTNWRLTLELGAADCRAFRVRQGLEELLHARDEALRQEQEPRFWRRLEAHDPSGRIRDMLKSALATATHAT from the coding sequence ATGAACATTGTCTGCGTGAGTTCAAGTCTCTGCGCGGCCCTGTCCGGCCTTGGGCACAACGTGCTGGATCTGCGCCCGGGGGCGGGTATCGTGCGCATCGCCCCTCTGCTCGGGAAATTTGTCCCGGATTTGCTTGTCCAGCAGGAGTCTCTCGGCCCTCGCACCCTCATCGCCGACCTTGATGCCCTGTCCTGCCCCAAGGTTTTTTGGTCTATAGACACGCATCTGAACAGCTTCTGGCATCAGTATTACGCCCGTCTTTTCGACCTGTTCTGTACAACCCAGAAGCATTGGCAGTCCTGGTTCAGGGAGCGGGGCATTGCCCGGACCCTGTGGTTGCCCTGGTATGGCTCGCAGCGGGCCCTTGTGTCCTGGGACGAGCGGCGCGCAGGCCTTGGTTTTGTCGGCCGGGTCACTCCGGAGAGGCCGGTCCGGGGGTGGTTTCTGGAGTGGCTGGGCGAGCTCGGGCCTCTTGAGAGTCGCGAGGATCTGGGTTTTGCGGCCATGCTCGATTTTTATGACCACAGCCGGATCGTGCCCAACGAGTCGATTTTCGGCGAAGTGAATTTTCGTTTGTTCGAAGCGGCTTCATGCGGATGCGCGGTGATTAATCCGGCCACTCCCGGTCTTGAGGATTTGTTTGTCCCGGGCGAGGAGGTGGCCGTGTACCACGATGGCGCGGAGCTTGCCCACTGGGCCGGGCGGTTGCGCACGGAGGATCTGCTGGCCCGGAGCATGGGCCTGCGGGCCCGGGAGCGGGTCAAGCGCGAGCATCTGCCGGAGCATCGCGCAGCGACCTTGCTGGCCGCGTCCGGGGATATTTCCGGCCGGGCAGCCAGGGGCGTCGATGCGCAGGCGGCCTGGTGGCTGACCCTGTATCATCTTTGGGAGGCCGGGCGGCTGGACATGGACGCGGACGTTTTGGCCAAAGGCCTTTCGGCCCTGCCCGTGACGGAAGAGGTTCTGGCGGTGCTGCTTCGTTTGCGGGCCAGGCTTGGCCGAGACGAGTACATGCGTCTGATTGTGCCGGTGGCGGAGAAAGGGCAATATGAGTCCTCGCTGGAAGTCAATCTGGCGGGTGGCATGGGCGCGCTTCGTTTTGAGGATGTGCGCCTGTCGCGTCTTTTCTTTTTACGCCACAAGCGACACTGCGCCCCTTCGGCTCCGGACCCGGGGAACACGCCGCTTTTAATTTGCCTTGCCTGGGCCAGGGAGCTACAACGTTGCAGGCAGATTTTCAGGCCCGGGTTCGTGTTCAACCCGCATAAGCACCTTCCGGCATCAAGCCTGGAATGTCTGGTGCAGGCCAGCGAATTCGATCCGCAGAACATGGATGTGTACAGAGAGATGGCCAGAATCCTTGCCCGCGACAGCGGATGGGACGGCCTGCGGCTCAAGGCCATGTCCTATCTTTCACTGCGTGAACGCACGAACTGGCGGCTGACTCTGGAACTCGGGGCGGCCGATTGCCGCGCTTTCAGAGTGCGGCAGGGTCTGGAAGAGCTGCTCCATGCCCGGGATGAAGCCCTGCGCCAGGAGCAGGAACCACGGTTCTGGCGTAGGCTCGAAGCCCATGACCCGTCCGGACGGATCAGGGATATGCTGAAGTCCGCACTGGCTACGGCAACGCACGCAACATAA
- a CDS encoding YceI family protein: protein MAAEKASGQWDIDMEHSSIGFRVRHIVGYVPGVFSRFSGQVEYDAAMPEKSQFYFLIDSSSVHTGVPARDEHLRSPDFLDVERSPRMIFSSRNVVREDGDILVVTGDLTIRDVTAEVRVPLQVLGVAGHPVKDKMPGVRVLGLHAAFSINRLDFHVGSEEWTRMGLMGETIDLTIDMELLQR from the coding sequence TTGGCTGCCGAAAAGGCTTCCGGGCAATGGGATATCGATATGGAGCATTCTTCCATCGGGTTCCGGGTGCGTCATATTGTGGGATATGTGCCCGGCGTCTTCAGCCGCTTTTCCGGCCAGGTGGAATATGATGCGGCCATGCCCGAAAAGAGCCAGTTCTATTTCCTGATTGACAGTTCCAGTGTCCATACCGGCGTGCCTGCCCGTGACGAGCATCTGCGCAGCCCCGACTTTCTGGATGTGGAGAGGTCGCCCAGGATGATTTTTTCTTCCAGAAACGTGGTCCGCGAGGACGGGGACATCCTTGTCGTCACCGGAGATCTGACCATCCGCGACGTGACCGCCGAGGTCCGGGTTCCCTTGCAGGTGCTTGGCGTCGCAGGCCATCCCGTCAAGGACAAGATGCCCGGCGTCAGAGTGCTCGGCCTGCATGCCGCCTTTTCCATAAACCGCCTGGATTTCCACGTGGGTTCCGAGGAATGGACCCGGATGGGGCTCATGGGCGAAACCATTGACCTGACTATCGACATGGAGCTGCTGCAACGCTAG
- a CDS encoding SDR family oxidoreductase, with translation MSNKPKVAVVTGGAQGIGKAVCDAFAAQGVRVRTIDVRPNTDFVGDIADEDVLRAFAARVIADHGAVDYLINNACLSRGGLKTCTWGDFNYVLRVGVTAPFLLTQLFFDHFSAQASVVNISSTRHLMSQADTESYTAAKGGITALTHAMAVTLAGRARVNCISPGWIDTTGSRFDGPDADQHPAGRIGTPADIVNMVMFLCDPKSSFITGQNFTVDGGMTKLMVYHDDHGWTYAPQEKGSK, from the coding sequence ATGTCGAACAAACCGAAAGTCGCCGTTGTCACGGGCGGAGCACAGGGTATCGGCAAAGCGGTCTGTGACGCCTTTGCCGCTCAGGGCGTTCGCGTGCGCACCATCGACGTGCGCCCGAACACTGATTTTGTGGGGGACATTGCCGACGAAGACGTGCTGCGCGCTTTCGCGGCCCGGGTCATCGCGGATCACGGAGCCGTCGACTATCTGATCAACAACGCCTGCCTGTCGCGGGGGGGCCTCAAGACCTGCACCTGGGGCGACTTCAATTATGTACTGCGCGTCGGCGTGACAGCGCCCTTTCTGCTGACCCAGCTGTTTTTCGATCATTTCAGCGCTCAGGCCAGCGTCGTGAACATTTCTTCCACCCGCCACCTGATGAGCCAGGCCGACACGGAAAGCTACACTGCGGCCAAAGGCGGCATCACCGCCCTGACCCACGCCATGGCCGTCACGCTGGCCGGGAGGGCACGGGTCAACTGCATCTCCCCGGGCTGGATCGACACCACCGGCTCCCGGTTCGACGGCCCCGATGCCGACCAGCACCCCGCAGGCCGCATCGGCACTCCCGCCGACATCGTCAACATGGTGATGTTCCTGTGCGATCCCAAAAGCAGCTTCATCACCGGACAGAATTTCACCGTGGACGGCGGCATGACCAAGCTAATGGTCTATCACGACGACCATGGATGGACCTATGCCCCGCAGGAAAAGGGTTCCAAGTAA